In one window of Lampris incognitus isolate fLamInc1 chromosome 3, fLamInc1.hap2, whole genome shotgun sequence DNA:
- the LOC130110692 gene encoding uncharacterized protein LOC130110692: protein MTPSCPELTNCPKKCCDSSSHNSLWAAYLSADSDGVENGCRSSHLGQASIVETCYPNQSSQVAPQQGHSQPGLLTPLTKRSGNHRDQRAVENTGLFDGTCGGNNRHTGSKKPLFISFQPSPQSQSCEIHQHKLAPVETQDAGIQTTVVPARETSDTSTQYSPVQEAAKPIEFLFRAPVDISIQNSATRGQAGCRNEREEQTTPRALLDDHRKETEHTPRSKSSKEPKAWHLPVTSFVKQYPTHNTESRITTWRPKGLSTGAQSKTIDTEMSEQDCGGADERGMTDLVEKGSPMKSLPEERDEAASARKVSRLSEETETLQEIADILLMLKQRKKE, encoded by the exons ATGACCCCTT CATGCCCTGAGCTCACCAATTGCCCCAAGAAATGCTGTGATTCATCATCACATAACTCTTTATGGGCCGCTTACCTCAGCGCTGACTCTGATGGT GTGGAAAATGGCTGCCGGTCTTCACATTTGGGCCAAGCTTCCATTGTGGAAACCTGTTATCCAAATCAGAGCTCACAGGTGGCTCCACAACAAGGGCACTCCCAACCTGGGTTGCTCACCCCACTGACAAAACGCTCAGGAAACCATCGTGACCAGAGAGCTGTGGAGAACACAGGACTCTTTGATGGAACCTGTGGAGGGAACAACCGACACACAGGAAGCAAGAAGCCTCTCTTTATTTCATTTCAACCATCGCCTCAGTCCCAGAGCTGTGAGATCCATCAACACAAACTGGCCCCTGTTGAAACTCAAGATGCTGGGATACAGACGACCGTCGTCCCAGCACGTGAAACATCTGACACCTCGACGCAGTACAGTCCAGTGCAAGAAGCAGCTAAGCCAATTGAGTTTTTGTTCAGGGCGCCTGTTGATATTTCTATACAGAATTCAGCCACAAGGGGACAGGCTGGTTGCAGAAATGAGAGGGAAGAGCAAACGACACCGAGAGCTCTGTTAGATGACCATAGAAAAGAAACGGAGCACACACCCAGAAGCAAATCGAGCAAGGAACCCAAGGCTTGGCATCTGCCAGTCACCAGCTTTGTCAAACAATATCCAACTCACAACACCGAAAGCAGAATTACTACATGGAGACCCAAAGGCCTCTCTACAGGTGCTCAGTCCAAGACTATTGATACAG AAATGAGTGAGCAGGATTGCGGGGGTGCAGATGAGAGAGGGATGACAGACCTTGTTGAAAAGGGCTCTCCTATGAAAAGCCTCCCAGAAGAGAGGGATGAGGCCGCATCAGCCAGAAAAGTTAGCAGGCTGTCAGAGGAGACTGAAACACTCCAGGAAATAGCCGACATTCTGCTCATGCTGAAGCAGAGAAAAAAAGAGTGA